Proteins encoded together in one Thermophilibacter immobilis window:
- a CDS encoding MFS transporter: MIVSNIFLIGLVSFFMDMSTEMIYPIIPLYLTAVLGATPAIVGVIEGVAESVASLLKVASGYIGDRYQNKKRLAFLGYSASVLYKFVLLIAGSWGGVLAARVIDRTGKGIRTAPRDALVAQSSEKGKLGGSFGLHKMLDMAGSSLGALFAFLFIAFGMKYRPAFLWSVIPGVVAVAIIPLIREEKGAVQKQRRLVFRGLKLDARLKWYFAVIFLFCLGNSSNAFLLLKAQSRGFSTSEVMLLYLIFNVSASILAIPAGRLSDRFGRSRILVPGYLIYGLVYLGFALLTSKVSLLILFVAYGVYTAFISGAERALIAEASPAEYKGTVLGIYGMLQGFGLLFSSMIAGGMWNVWGSDAPFWFGGVLGIVSALLIAVILRSGKGRKAMSRSV, from the coding sequence TTTTTATGGATATGAGTACGGAAATGATCTACCCGATCATTCCTCTGTACCTGACGGCGGTTCTCGGGGCGACGCCGGCCATCGTCGGCGTGATCGAAGGCGTTGCGGAAAGCGTGGCTTCCCTTCTGAAAGTGGCGAGCGGCTACATCGGGGACCGATATCAAAATAAAAAACGGTTGGCTTTCCTCGGGTATTCCGCCTCGGTGCTCTATAAGTTCGTCCTTCTGATAGCCGGCTCGTGGGGCGGCGTGCTGGCGGCGCGGGTGATCGACCGCACCGGCAAGGGGATCCGGACCGCCCCGCGCGACGCCCTGGTGGCGCAGTCGAGTGAAAAAGGGAAACTGGGCGGTTCCTTCGGTTTACATAAGATGCTCGATATGGCGGGGTCTTCCCTCGGGGCCCTTTTTGCTTTTCTGTTTATCGCCTTCGGAATGAAATATCGCCCGGCGTTCCTCTGGTCCGTCATTCCGGGCGTCGTCGCCGTGGCAATCATTCCGCTGATCCGGGAAGAAAAAGGTGCCGTCCAAAAACAACGGAGGCTGGTCTTTCGGGGCCTGAAACTGGACGCAAGGCTGAAATGGTATTTTGCCGTTATCTTCCTTTTCTGTCTCGGCAACTCTTCCAACGCCTTTCTGCTGCTCAAGGCGCAGTCGCGCGGATTTTCCACCTCCGAGGTGATGCTGCTCTATCTGATTTTCAACGTTTCCGCGTCGATCCTGGCGATCCCGGCCGGCCGGCTGTCGGACCGGTTCGGCAGAAGCAGGATTCTGGTTCCCGGTTATCTGATCTACGGACTGGTCTATCTGGGGTTTGCCCTGCTGACCTCGAAAGTCTCCCTGCTGATTCTGTTTGTCGCCTACGGCGTTTATACCGCTTTTATCAGCGGAGCGGAACGGGCCTTGATCGCGGAAGCGTCGCCGGCGGAATATAAGGGAACCGTGCTCGGCATCTACGGCATGCTGCAGGGCTTCGGCCTCCTGTTCTCCTCCATGATCGCCGGCGGGATGTGGAATGTCTGGGGCTCCGACGCGCCGTTCTGGTTCGGCGGCGTTCTGGGCATCGTCTCCGCACTGCTGATCGCCGTCATCCTCCGCTCCGGGAAAGGGCGGAAAGCGATGAGCCGTTCGGTTTGA
- a CDS encoding ABC transporter ATP-binding protein, producing the protein MEQLTFRDVFYRQGGKEILKDVSAQFSAGDFVSIVGPSGSGKSTFLRLCCHLISPTEGKIFFHGKDMLQEDPIGLRKKISYCFQEPVLWGNTVEDNVAFPYRVRDRKIDREKIVSLLARFHLDESYLSHEVKGLSGGEKQRISLVRTLLFEPEILLLDEVTSALDAENAELVEKEILRMNRKGVTVLWVTHNDAQSRKYADRLLTLENGRIQSSEEIK; encoded by the coding sequence TTGGAACAGCTCACATTCCGGGATGTTTTCTACCGACAGGGCGGAAAAGAAATTCTCAAAGACGTCTCGGCACAGTTTTCAGCCGGCGACTTTGTCTCCATTGTCGGCCCTTCCGGAAGCGGAAAAAGCACCTTTTTACGGCTGTGCTGCCATCTGATCAGTCCGACGGAAGGAAAAATCTTCTTCCATGGGAAGGATATGCTTCAGGAAGACCCGATCGGGCTGCGGAAAAAAATCAGCTACTGTTTTCAGGAGCCGGTCCTCTGGGGGAATACGGTGGAAGACAACGTCGCGTTCCCCTACCGCGTCAGGGACCGGAAGATCGACCGGGAAAAAATCGTTTCGCTGCTCGCCCGCTTCCATCTGGACGAAAGCTATCTTTCGCATGAGGTCAAAGGGCTGTCGGGAGGGGAAAAACAAAGGATTTCCCTGGTCCGCACGCTGCTTTTCGAGCCGGAGATTTTGCTGCTGGACGAAGTGACTTCCGCGCTCGACGCCGAGAACGCGGAGCTGGTTGAAAAGGAAATTCTGCGGATGAACCGGAAGGGCGTCACGGTTCTGTGGGTCACCCACAACGATGCCCAGAGCCGGAAATACGCCGACCGGCTGCTGACTCTGGAAAACGGCCGAATTCAATCATCGGAGGAAATCAAATGA
- a CDS encoding ABC transporter permease, with product MNGANISDVSLLMASSLVLVSLLFSYFQKLRLEKETLISVIRAVIQLFAVGYVLQFIFGLRNPAVTTLIVLFMTFNAALNAAKRGKGIKNGILISFLSILVGAGATLSVLVLSGAVRYEANQIIPISGMIISNAMVAIGLCYRQLTGNFKSRRSEVEIKLSLGADLLPASMDILRDSIRTGMVPTIDSTKTLGIVSLPGMMSGLILAGTSPLMAIRYQIMVTFMLLSTTAIASFMACFLAYRNFFNERKQLI from the coding sequence ATGAACGGTGCGAATATCAGCGACGTCTCTCTTCTGATGGCATCTTCGTTAGTTCTCGTCTCCCTGCTGTTTTCCTATTTTCAGAAACTCAGGCTGGAAAAAGAGACCCTCATCAGCGTGATCCGGGCAGTCATCCAGCTCTTTGCGGTGGGATATGTCCTTCAGTTTATCTTCGGACTCCGCAACCCGGCCGTCACGACGCTGATTGTGCTCTTCATGACCTTCAACGCGGCCTTGAATGCGGCCAAGCGGGGAAAAGGGATCAAAAACGGGATTCTGATTTCTTTCCTTTCCATTTTAGTCGGCGCAGGCGCCACGCTTTCCGTCCTGGTCCTCTCCGGCGCAGTGCGGTACGAGGCGAACCAGATCATTCCGATCAGCGGCATGATCATCAGCAACGCCATGGTCGCCATCGGCCTGTGCTACCGGCAGCTCACCGGCAATTTCAAAAGCCGGAGGAGCGAAGTGGAAATCAAGCTTTCGCTGGGCGCGGACCTTCTTCCGGCTTCGATGGATATTCTCCGGGACTCGATCCGCACGGGGATGGTTCCCACCATCGACTCCACGAAGACGCTGGGAATCGTCTCCCTTCCCGGCATGATGTCTGGGCTGATCCTTGCCGGCACATCTCCTCTCATGGCGATCCGGTACCAGATCATGGTGACATTCATGCTGCTTTCGACGACCGCGATCGCCTCGTTCATGGCCTGTTTCCTCGCTTACCGAAATTTTTTCAATGAAAGGAAGCAGCTGATTTAA
- a CDS encoding ArsR/SmtB family transcription factor: MKYSHAEYAPVFKALSDETRLKIVEMLSCGEMCACDILESFKITQPTLSYHMKILTDCGLVNGRREGAWMRYTINVKKVSAIKRFWDEITSEHRDCICNNVEEAGKCES, translated from the coding sequence ATGAAATATTCCCACGCGGAATATGCCCCGGTGTTTAAGGCGCTGTCCGACGAAACGCGGCTGAAGATCGTCGAGATGCTTTCCTGCGGCGAAATGTGCGCCTGCGACATACTGGAATCCTTCAAGATCACGCAGCCTACCCTTTCCTACCACATGAAGATCCTGACGGATTGCGGCCTTGTGAACGGCAGGCGCGAAGGAGCCTGGATGAGGTATACGATCAACGTCAAAAAGGTTTCCGCCATAAAAAGATTCTGGGACGAAATCACATCGGAGCATCGGGATTGTATCTGTAATAATGTCGAGGAGGCAGGAAAATGCGAATCATAA
- a CDS encoding NAD(P)/FAD-dependent oxidoreductase, whose amino-acid sequence MRIIIIGAVASGTSAAAKARRNSESAEIVVYDKDSFISYSGCGMLYYIGGEVENADGLTPRDSAFFKSKYNVDILTRHEVLSIDPGKKVLEVKDLTTGEVFSDSYDKLVIATGAQAFVPPIKGADGRHVFTLRNIGDMNRIKTYIDGNSPKRAAIIGTGFIGLEVCENLKKLGLEVTLLEKLPQVTPGLDSDMAVYVQDHIEKNSVPVLTGVSITEITESGVILSDGKEIPADLVLISAGVRPNTALAKAAEIELGVSGAIRVNTKMQTSQPDIYACGDCIEQFHAVTGKPVYRPLGSTANKTGRIAGDSMTGGDLEFRGILGTGIFKIFDMTVAQTGLSEHEALALGYHV is encoded by the coding sequence ATGCGAATCATAATCATAGGTGCAGTTGCTTCCGGAACTTCCGCAGCGGCAAAAGCAAGAAGGAACAGCGAAAGCGCCGAAATCGTTGTCTATGACAAGGACAGCTTTATTTCTTATTCCGGCTGTGGTATGCTCTATTACATCGGCGGCGAAGTCGAAAACGCAGATGGACTCACCCCACGCGATTCTGCGTTTTTCAAGAGCAAATACAATGTGGATATTTTAACCCGCCATGAAGTTCTCTCGATTGACCCCGGAAAAAAGGTTTTGGAAGTAAAAGACCTTACCACAGGAGAGGTGTTTTCCGATTCGTATGACAAGCTGGTGATCGCAACCGGCGCGCAGGCGTTTGTTCCGCCGATCAAGGGCGCAGACGGACGGCACGTCTTTACCTTGCGCAATATCGGTGACATGAACCGCATCAAAACTTATATCGACGGAAATAGCCCGAAGCGTGCGGCGATCATCGGGACAGGCTTCATCGGGCTGGAAGTCTGTGAAAATCTGAAAAAACTCGGTTTAGAAGTGACTCTGCTGGAAAAGCTGCCGCAAGTAACACCAGGGCTCGACAGCGACATGGCAGTCTATGTGCAGGACCATATCGAAAAGAACAGCGTTCCTGTCCTGACAGGCGTTTCTATTACGGAGATCACGGAAAGCGGTGTCATCTTGTCGGACGGCAAAGAGATTCCTGCGGATCTGGTTCTGATCTCCGCCGGGGTCCGCCCCAACACGGCATTGGCCAAAGCGGCGGAGATTGAGCTTGGCGTTTCCGGTGCGATCCGTGTGAACACAAAGATGCAAACCAGCCAGCCGGACATCTATGCCTGCGGCGACTGTATCGAACAATTTCATGCGGTGACGGGGAAACCGGTTTACCGGCCGCTGGGTTCTACGGCCAACAAGACCGGCAGAATCGCAGGTGACAGCATGACGGGCGGTGATCTGGAGTTCAGAGGCATCCTCGGTACCGGAATCTTCAAAATATTTGATATGACGGTAGCGCAGACCGGCCTTTCCGAACATGAGGCGCTTGCTTTGGGTTATCATGTTTAG
- a CDS encoding rhodanese-like domain-containing protein, translated as MVIKGIADRVSGRLLGAQIVGYEGVDKRIDVFVTAITFKAKVEDLFHLDLAYAPPFSTIKDPVMYTGMILDNVVHRGRPLITAQELDTLMQSGKPYTLIDTRAAVQYKQGHIETAKSIPHAKVRATAEALDRDVITVTYCNKGVTGNAAQNILINDGFQKAYNLSGGYKHYCKIHSEK; from the coding sequence ATGGTCATCAAGGGAATCGCCGACCGCGTGAGCGGTAGGCTTCTGGGTGCGCAGATTGTCGGATATGAGGGCGTGGACAAGAGAATCGACGTGTTTGTAACAGCGATTACCTTCAAGGCGAAGGTAGAAGATCTTTTCCATCTCGATCTGGCCTATGCCCCGCCGTTTTCCACCATAAAGGATCCGGTGATGTACACCGGCATGATCCTGGACAATGTCGTTCACAGAGGCAGGCCGCTGATCACGGCGCAGGAGCTCGATACCCTGATGCAGTCCGGGAAACCCTATACGTTGATCGACACCAGAGCTGCCGTACAATATAAACAGGGACATATCGAAACCGCGAAAAGTATCCCGCATGCCAAAGTAAGAGCCACGGCTGAGGCGCTGGATCGGGACGTTATCACGGTTACCTACTGCAATAAGGGCGTGACCGGAAACGCAGCGCAGAACATCCTGATCAACGACGGATTTCAAAAAGCATATAACCTCTCGGGAGGATATAAGCATTACTGTAAAATACATTCAGAGAAATAA
- a CDS encoding ArsR/SmtB family transcription factor, whose amino-acid sequence MCVCEIEAVLNLSQSNTSRHLTALKQCGILDSFKKAQWTYYRINDRFKRENAKLLGYLQDGLKELPTYQADQEAYKKYDSQNLCDCITPQQGF is encoded by the coding sequence ATGTGCGTTTGTGAGATCGAAGCGGTGCTAAACCTGTCGCAGTCTAACACGTCCAGACATCTCACGGCATTGAAACAGTGCGGCATTCTCGACAGTTTTAAAAAAGCGCAATGGACTTATTATCGGATCAATGACCGATTTAAGCGGGAAAATGCTAAACTTTTGGGCTATCTCCAGGACGGCTTAAAAGAACTTCCGACCTATCAGGCCGATCAGGAGGCATATAAAAAGTATGATAGTCAAAATCTATGTGATTGTATCACTCCACAACAAGGGTTTTAA